The sequence CAAGAAAGACCAATGCTAAATAGCCAATTCTATagatacatgcagtacatttatttttataattaattgtacatgcaatgGTTGACGCCTATAATATTTCCTTGActtctaattattattacaaaatacataattatatagaatgcaAAATACGAATTAGCTCAGTGTCTTCCTGATACCAGTGCTCTTCTTCACTAATTTTTTTGTGCACGTTTGTATGCCTCCAACCAATGTGATGCCAATGAGAAGCCCCGAATTGTTACCCACAAATTAATTGTCTCCGACAACAATTCAGAAGACCACTCTTCTTCATCAATATCTTGAGAAACTAAACTCCAGTAGAATAGTACATTTTCATTTTGTCCGACGGCATCAACAATTGTCTTTCTGTTACAGTTAGAATCCTCAGAGACAACAACTCTTGGTAATGTAGTGCGAACAACACCTTCCACAGTACAAAAAAATCGAAAAGATTCGTCATTCAATGGGAATAAACCCCATCCACTCTGTAGTGTATTGAGTAAAATCTGTTGGTTCTCCCATGACAGCCATTTCTCCAAGACACATCTCAAATTGATCAAATTTTTCgcctcctctctctctctctcgtacTTGCGTAGAAGCTTAAGCGCCACGTATCCACACGCATAACGCAATGCATTTAACTCATCTTTATTAAATTCGACATCAACAGTAGCTGCACGAGTCACAGGACCAGTATCACAGCCAAACTGTTTCTTCAGTAACATCTCAAAAAGGGATCTAGCAACACTCTGAATTAGTAAAGGATCCTTTCCCAAAGTCTCAATGTTTAAACACAGTTGAGTCCAAAGAGTGCTTATTTGGCTTGTAGCTACTGTAAGATATGCCATCCACAGCTTTAACTCAGCAGTTTTTTTGACCTTAAGCTGTGAAACAGGACTTCAGGGCAGTTACTAAAGTTTGACAAAATGTAACAAAAAGATCATCATCTTTACCAAACAACAACAAATGCTGTCCAATTTCTCTAGCCTTCTTTGCACGAGTAGTATCTACTTGTAGTTCTTTCTTGGATATTTCTTTTCTGACAGCATCTAAAACCAATTGAAAGTCAACTTCAGGAACAGCTTGAACCTGCTTCAGccattgtgcatgcacattggttgcctagtaattcATTGGTGGGCGTGGGGAAGGGCAACCGCGGCGTAGTTCGGGGGGCAACACACATCGTTCAGCAAATTTACATGAAATttacttccgttgccaatccctctcttctttatctatggttAATTAAACTGTtgtatctctgcagggaagcATCACATCTGAACTGACTGCACAGCTAGTTTGTAGAGCTATTCTTTTGCATGATTATGTTATAAGATTCAAAAAATGTTCACATGCATAGATATAGACATTTCTAAAAAAATGCACTAATATCGCACTTTACCGCAAATGagtgactgactaagtaagtaagttggTAATTAAGTTTCTTTTCCTCTGTGTACGAGGACTATCATGAGATTCTGCAACCATGCAGTTTCCAAACAACTACAACCTGGAACATGGTCGGATATGCGATTGCTTTCATGAGGCTCACCTCTCAGACTGTTAGCTACACGAGTCAGAAGCTTCTGCAAAGCTGCCAgaagtagtctcatgaatcagccacTCTTCCTTAAGGGAGACGGCGTCCGAGCACTCTTATTACAGTTTTGTTACACACGCTGAAATTCTGGCGGCTCAATcattattagcctcgattcccggCCGCTTgaacggcctggaatcgaggctaaatcATTATTAGATATTTTCAGAGGCAGTAAAGAACTGCACGTTGCTCAATGCTTTTGGATAATTATTACGCATGtattacgcatggtaaactCCTCATGTGTAGCAGCTGCTGCAAAGCATACAACAAGCCAACTATAGGGGTCCTTATGCACAGAGTATAAGTACTACATGCAAAACACAAATCCATTGAAGCAGGCAGGTTGTTGATCTTACCCAGAGAGAGATGCCTGTTAGgttttgtcgcattgcaatcGTTGAGCAgatatagctggaatacatagacacacacacacacgcgtgcgCGCCGTCAGCTTTTACCATATTCCTCGTGCAgctacgcctcaaggcataataaCCATCTCTCTACTTTGTGTAATATAATGTGAAGTGTGAAATATGAAATAGGGGCCGCGTGATAGTTAGTGTGTGCTTATAGGCGAACTATAAACTGTGTTGAAGATTCCTAGTGTGATTAGACGTTTGCATAGTGTATAGAGAGACAGTGAGTGACTATGATAGAGACAGTATATATGtgattacatgtgtataaaaatTGTGTTTAGATTCATACAAGTGCAGATATTATCCTTAATTAATGAGCTCAAATACTAATTGTGGAGGTTTCTACACACACTATAACATGCATCGTAGTCAGTAGATGTAGTCCAACATCGGTTCTCTTAGTTCCATTTGGGTATTATCTGTGAACACCAGTTGTGTTGGTATCACTACACTGTCCTTCTTCAAACTGTTTGCCTGAGAATCTGTtagctgtgtgtctgtgtcccTGTTTCTTATGAGCTTGTTCTTTACTTTCACAAACCACTGTGTTTTCGTTATTTGAGTGTAACACTGCTTTGTGACAACACCGATAAATGTTATGAGGGCAACGGTTATAGAGATATATGCAATGACATGTTCTCTTTCGTTTGGTTGATATGCAAGTTTTAGATGATAGGTTGTCACGGTGAACAAGCCTAAGTTTAAGATGTACGATATCTCTAATGCATCGTGCCATCGCTTGGTGTATATTCCCCCACTTATTCCGATTATACTAACTATGAGTATACAAACCGAACTCGTTGCTAGGAGACCGTTGTTTTCATTTCCACTTGTCCCTATGGTAACCAGTATAATACACCTCAGGAATAGAcagagccccacccagtagcgGCTACCTGGTTTGTAAGGTGCCTGGTATGCTTGTATGAATGGTGTTATCCTCAGTCGATTGAGTAGCCTTGAAACATGTCGATTTTTCTCTAATTGTTGTGCAAATAAGAGTACAAATGTGTAAGGGAGGAAGAGTAGTATCAATGCAAATAGCCCTACAGCAATCAGTACGGCATGACCTCCCTGTCCGAAAACCACGTTGCCATCGTAAATCCATACCGGTTGTGTTGCATTGGCAGGGTAGTCGGGTTGGGCAGCTGAAAGAATGACAATTACGTTCTGTAGCAGCTTTGTATATGATAGAAATATGACGGTAGCGAGAACTGCCACTGGGTTGGTATTGCTCAAAAATCTTGAGGCCCTCACAGAAAAATGGCAGACTGTAATCACCAGGCCTACCAGTAGCCATAGGTATATCGGGAACACAAATTGCCATCCTGTGTATTGTAGTTGATTCAATCCCATGTAGAAGCATGTTTCAATTCCAAAATTCAAGTTCAGCCCCTCTAGAAATACGGTTATCCCTCGTACGCATAAGTCTTGTAATCCGAATACAGCCGAGTTAGCGTTCACAATACTAGCGTATAGGATTAGTCCATGGATAGTACCACTGCTGACCGTCAATTGAGTTAGAAATAAGAAAGCTACTAGTAAAATTCCGAGTATTGCAAAGAGGATGATTAGAAATATGTTGTAGTTGGTTGAGCATTCTCCACACTTCGAGGTTCCTAGAACAAGGCTTGTGCTTTCTTTGCAGCCTCCACATAGAATTCCCGATCGGTTATTCCTACATTGTGTGTCTGGTAGTGATGGATGCACTTCGACTGGTGGAGGTATGCAATAATCCAACGGGCAATTCTTGTAAAAGTAGAAAATCATGCTTTTATTTGTGTCCTTATCTTGTTCTCCAATCCAAAAGTTTTGATTGGTTTTTGTTATCTTTCTTGAATCAATGTTGCATTTTTCAGTTAAATTCATAAGTATGGTTTGATCACAGATACATTCTGTTCTATTTGAATTCATGGCAAATCCCAATGGGCAGTCTTCGAATATCACATGCAAAACCAATTTAACGTCTGAAATTTCCTCACACGATTCGTCTGCACATATAATAACATACTCTTCTGAATCTGCAGATCGAACTCTATACTCCAAATCTGTGCAGCCTTCCTTTAAATGCTGTATGTCACCATCCAGTGATTGGTGGCTATGGTGTGTTGAAGATTGTAGATACCCACGTATATACATATCTTTACTCCGAATTAAAGTGATGGCTTTAATTCTCACTGTTATTTTCTCTCCTCTACTTGCAACGATTTTTCTCTCCTTAGTATCACAAGTGTTGTTATCACAGAAACAAAGTTGAAAAGAGTCTGAAGCTATCAAAGGTTGACTGTTTCCATTTTTAGGGAGATGGGATAATGTGTTTAGAGTTGAGGAGTTTATTGATTGGTGTACTAGATCGACCTCTTCCACAAACTTTACATGTAGTATGCTCCCTCCTTCTGTTGAAGTATTGTTTTCAAATATAACTGTTTGGTTGCCCTCGTCTGTGTTAAAGTCAACAAAGCAATCTTCTTCATGCCttgtaattatacagtcaaTGCTCGTCACTGAACTGTAGACAAAAATAGCGCCCCCCCTAGTTGCCAAGTTACCAATAAATTCCAGTTTTGTTTGTGCCCTTAGCTGCATCTTTAGGTTGTTCTTTAAGTACATTGCCCCACCTCTTCTAGCTGCATTTTCTATAAACCTCCCATGTCCTTCGAATGTAATTGAGCCATGAGCGCTGTAAATTGCTCCTCCCTCAATATCTGTGAGTTTATTTCTCTCAAACAAGTAGAACCCATACAAATTAAGCTTACTTCGTACCAAAGCAATAGCTCCACCCATTGTAAAATCTCGGATATTGTTTTCACTGAAATTTGATATTCCATTAAATGTTATCGTAGTATCAAAAACCCTTGCTATTCCCGGgttatttttgaaaatggtGACTCCATTAAAACTAAAAAAGGAGTTTGTTTTTCCATAGCATGGTGTATAGCCAATGTTCCCTGTGAAATGAATTTCATCAAAACTAGAAAAGTTGCTTGATTCTGCTCGTAGGAGGGAGTTTGTTTGAGTGTTGTCTCTGAAAGTTATGTTACCATTTACGGTCATGTTAGTGTTTGCTCTTAGTATTATCCCTGAGTACGTTGCATAGTTTTGGCTGTTTATGAAACTGCCCTGAATGTTTATGCTCGAGGTATAAGCTTCTATAGTAGCAATGTCACCTTGGTTACCAGAGAAATCGATGCTACCGTTCATGAGTAAGATGCTGTCCCTTAGCGAAATGGCCCCCACTGGTATAAGCCCCGGGTAATACTGAAGAGTTCCACTGTTGTTCAGAAAGTTAGTTTCTCCATAGAATGTTGCATTTGATTGTATTAAAGACATGGCTCCCTGTAGGCACACCGTGTTACAATTGAAATTGCTGACTCCATTTGCTTGAAAGTCGCTGTTCTCAAAGTTCATTGTCCCTGATGGACTGGTGTTGTTGCTGACTGTTAGTGTACCAGTCACTGTCACTGTGCTGTTGATGCAAGAGAATGTTTCACTGGTAATACCAGTGTATTTATACGTGCCTATCCCACATGTGAGTTTCATCTCATTGCCCTGCAAGATTTTATTTCCTGATATGAGAGTAGTACCAGCAAATTCTATGTTAGAATTTATGACTTTCATTACACTAAAGCTTGTTATACTTGTGGAGTTTATCCTGTTGTTATCGATTGTGAGATTGATAAAGTTAATCGAACTGTTGCTTACATTCACAGCTCCAGAAAAACTGTTTGTAACTCGAATATTTGCTATACTCCCAATTAGGTTGCTGAATGTAATTCCTGGTGCACCATTATGCACTCCACACTCAATGAATTCGATCCCATTGATAGTCAGATTAGCCATATCCTGAAATAACAGCCTAACCTGTGGTCCACACTGTATTGTTACCATAGCTCCTTGGTAAGCCATCAAAAAAACATTCTCCAGGCCAGTCAAGATTATGTCCTCCATTAGTAAGTGGGTGCCCTCTAGGAACAGAAGTGTTGTGGAAGAGTTGATAGAGTGGACAACATTGAGGGAGGAACAGGGCATGTTGGGGCATGCAGTGGTGGTGTTGCAGTCAGGCATTATGCAGAGCAGCTGGTCTGTTGAGGTTGATAAGCTGATGTGGAGAGTCAGCAATAAGATTGCTTGGAGCTGCTTCATCTTGCGCTCATGCATTGGTGTGGTAGAATAGCTATAACGCTTTCAagagtgcaaggctaactcataagttgaatagaaacttcGTGGAAACaaatgatgctacgaaagattctaaagagactgcaatgcCTATATAGTTTGCTCTCTTTATATGCATGTAGTAcatatgattataattatgctgtatagCAACTGTTTGGAATACTTTATAAACACATTTTTAAACTGTTGTCAGAAGAGGCTGTGCTGTTTTGATAACTGCATCAATAAGTTACGTAAATTGTAAGTGTATTTTCTAAATACTGTAAAGAATAACTATTTTCAGTTTTATTGTCGTATATATACGGTACCATAATtgttgcctataattatatcctgatAACAATTAACAGCCTACGCATACACTGTCAGCTATATTTATAATTAACCTGCATGGTGGCCTACATGCACTGATCACAGCTTCTTGGTAGGCCATCAAAGTAAAGTTCTCCATGCAGGCCAGTATATAAAGAGTTGGGATAGGTTTATCTGGATGGTTTGTTGGCTTTCCCGTAAGCTATTTGCAGTCTAGTAATCTGAGGGTAATGTGAAGGAAGCATaggtgaataattatgcttaggtataatataattttttatacaTTCATatttgtacacatgcatggtcTGTAAATTTCTTCTCACAAAATGTAGTATTTACTCTATAGAGAGCATATAATCTTGAATAtcgtatctacatgtatattgtgaAGGAGTACATGTGTTGTGAAATAACAATAGGTATATtacgtatagatctacatggcaatgcatgaatgcatgtatatagtgtttGATTCTAAGATGCTTACACAGTATGTAAATTCTCATCTCACTATAATAGGCCTAGGgtattaatttataattattgtgtttagAGAATTGAATCCATGATACGACAGTTTTAAATACACTCTTTTGTTTACCTTGCGTCTTGCATCAATATGCTTTATTATCTATACTATAACTATTATTCCCATTTTCAGTTAACAAACTAGATGACAATGCCCATGCATAGGTAAATATCTACCACTCTGAAACAAACAGTATTTCGAGAGCCCACCATGAGCGTTGCGTGACTACCGGTAGCTACGTACGTATACGTTCGACCTGAATGACACCTTAATTTTAATTGGGTCATATCAATCAAAATACCGGTTCTTCACCGCAATATACAGGTTAATTTTGCACACATAAAGTGTAAAAAACAAGTGTGCTTTTGCTTCTACTATACATGTTATGTTTTTTTATTCTCAGAACATTCTGTTTTttgtgactataataattatgttcagttgCAGCTTTAATTTGAGGGCCCATATGATAATAAATGTAATGGATAGTTCCAAACTTTTGCGGATGCATTGCCTTGGCTCTCGTAACACTCCATTCAGTAATAATTCAAAATGTGTGTAGCCAGCTAAAATGGTGTACATTGTTGTCCCTACACTCGTATCTACTCCCACTTTTTATTGCCTCCCCCAGCGAATACGATCCTGTGTAGTGTGAAATACGAGATTGGTCAGGTGAAGGTGTTCTCAGTGACCGTGGGTGTGGGCTAGTGAGTTCACATACAAGCttttgtaaaattaatgatgtgtCTATAACTTAGTTGTAATCATGGCTTATACTAGCACAGGTctctaattgcacgaggcaaAGCCAAGTGCTATTTACCTTGCCAGGCGGCTTGTTATGAGTGTGCTATTGATCTCTTTTTAACAATCATACTATTGTGATGCCTCCTTTATTCGAAAACAAGCCCCTGTACAATTAGCTTTAtcactcactgcatgtacgATTCGTGTAATATAGTTACATCATACGATTAAAAATAGTTGCGCTATCTTATCTTTTGcttcaaatataattatgcatataccAGTATGGCCTGCGAGACTCCCTGCATGAGTGGGGAAGTAATTATAGCCATATTGCCTTATATAGCCATGCAGCTCACTAGATGAGCTTTGCAGGCACACAATGGCACTGCATGAGATTTCCTCGAATGCATGCGCTTGCATTAATGTATATAATCATGCAGTGACTGTAGATTTCTCCTGGCTGTATAGAGTATAACACTGTCATTCAATGTGGAATGTATAATCTATAGTGTATTTAATGTTTTGACCAAGTATTTTTTTTAACCATTCATAAAAATTGTTTCTTCTTTCCTCCCCTGTAGGCTGGGCCCATTCCAGTGGCCTCTAGAACAAGAAGAGATGGAAACTTCTCACGTCTCAACTGCATGACTTTGAACTGTACATGAACATAAGTGGCACCTCTTGTTTTAATACCACGACTTGCATCCTACTTGTTTATTTTGCAAGTACATTTCATGTACGCTGTGATTTAATTGTTCTGACAAGCTGTCGTAATGATTATTTAATAGTAGATGTTAAGCTTACTCgattatgcatgcagcatggcAGCTTTGAATATAAGCTGATGCATAGTTCAAGTTCTATAACAAGAGTGCaggctcatgcatgcagctagccTACATTCATTGTAGAGACTCAGagtttgtagtttgtgctcagTGGGCGTGTTGCAAAGGGAATTTCCCTCATTATGAAAAATGAATGGTAATGATCACTAGTTACTTTGAATCTGTAAAGAAGCCCACGTGGCTTCATCTGCATGGATTTACCATTGGGATATATGATATGGCTAATCTGAGCAAAGCTTGCAGCAATGTGGCAGCCATCAATCTGAATGTCCTGCACCAGTTCAAACCAGGGAAGCCATCGGAATGGATTTGCAAAGAACCAAACTCAAAAGTATACATTGATTTGCATAATCTTGTAGCTGCTCACTCATACATTTTATTTTGCTTTATGCAGGTCCAGTGGCAGGTGGCGGTTGATCCTGAGACTGGCTCTCAAGACGAGCTGTTTGTGCGAGGCAATCAGGTGGTGTGGTATTGTGGACTGACGCCAGAGTTAAAGATTGCTAGGGTGTCGTACAGTGTGGAGACAACAGTGTTGCAGGCATTGTGGTGTCAGTTTGAGGACAGCTCCAGACATGGTGAGTGAGTGGGAAGGTGTAGTTGTTAAAGCATTGATTaaggaagagagggattggaaacggaagtccACGCACGTGATTATTCCTTGGCTTGAGGGGCGGGGGGACATATTCCATATATACCCAAAACCATCCGTATTTCCCGCCGCCAAACCCCAGTAAACACTTTTACTTGTTTCAGGCCTTATGGAGACCTTTCTAAGTCCTCCAAAAATTCCATATCCCTTGAACTGAACATTTTGAAGAGTCTGGAATGGTGCAACTACTTTAAATCTACACATAGTTTACaatgagagctagctagtatatagctctgtgttttaataattatgagtttgATTTGTACatttattacccgaggccgtgccgcggccagcgggtatacaCAATGTAGTAGCccattgtttgtttgtgacaggtgaatctactcacttGGTTGCCATGGCGCTGCgattacagcatggatagccttcacacaacaagttattagtaaACTTCTTtcgaataaaagctaagaagctagaACTTGCATGTTGGCTGCCTACCAGCTgtctacacgcggcctttattcggaagtgatcctttaccaggaacaatggaacagggtccctaaagtagaaagctagaattgtggtTGGTTGCTTCTTTATAGCCAGATTGTACGTATATGGAGCCATAAGACTCTATACAGGCTAATTTTTTGCTCTTGATATGATTCGTCTCATGCACCACTAAAACTCAGTTCTTAATTGTATTGTTCCTGTTAACTTGCTGCATGCTTACTAGCCAGCTTCCATGCTCCTACATACATCTGCTTTTATTCCTCAAATTCTTATAGATTCATGTctacagccgagggttagcacttcagtgctctagttcagGATATTTTTTGGGTAAAAATTTCAAAAACTTTACGGGGAAAATATACAAaatgtttgcgcatgcgcaagcagtagcaggcctcctttctgaggccttgtgaaagAGGCTAAGTAGTGTCCTGGATCACACATGTCCTTAAGTATGGAAATGAAATATAAGTTCGATCAGCAGCAGTTTTATTACAATCCGCAACGTACCGTTTCCAGCCTGGATTTTCTTTCCACGTTGGagtagacagcctcgagtaaagTCGGGGCAACACGGATAGTTATTCGAGGTCAAATGAATCCCTTTCTTCCTTTATCTTTGGTTAAAGGTACACTTACTAGTTAAacatgaaagcaccgcgggtgctgatgcctcggtggaggctacataacataaagctatagtagttttatatacacaatcatgatgaacattaatattttgcattaattacttgctgcatgcaaactcaaagagtgggtaataatcgaccatgattgtgttaaaaacgatcgatgccaaaagttcaggtctaaaattaatggctgcatcagcagagccttgcagctctcttctcacttttGCAGCTTCCAAttgctagcgttctagtgcagagctaactactaagtagagtatagcaacactcggtgaacaagttttactacgcactcttctgaaaaggctgcaatggcattccaagtaaacaaaactaggcataacttgagaacaaagcattattttgcaaatccatgaattaaaatatgactagaagcctaaaCAGTAGGAACGGATGTGAAATTGTGTTAAAAACGGTGGCCCTGAAGGTCACTCAGTAGTTGTATTCTCAACTTGGCGTTCTGCAGTTGAGCTTCGCTAGTTTGACCGTCGATAGTTTGTGACCGCTGAcctatgggtgtggttttggTTAATCTAGATGCGCTTTAATGCATTGAAGTATCTGCCAAGTGCTAGCAGCGGTGAGCCCAAGGCCTAGCTAAGTAAGTAGACAAGTATAGCAAGATCCAAGCTGTACACGGCACTACGCTGTAACATGAACCTAACCTTATAGGTATAGACCACAACTAGAGCTACAAGACAAGTTCGTACAGAAATACAGGCCATACATTATAGCCTAGTcggcataataatattcatgttCTGCATTATAATCATGTGAAGTTAGTGAAAGAAAAACATTACTTGAGGAActaaacaacaacaacaataattatgtgagagCGGCTCAATATCTTTTCAGAACACAACTACTGAGTGACCTTCAGGGCCACTGTAGTTAAAAGGTGTTTTCATTTTGTAGTCGTCAGTGTCTGAAAGTGGCagctcaccacacacacacacacgcacacgcacacacacacgcacacgcacacacacacacacacacacatatgcacTGCAGACACAACAGA is a genomic window of Halichondria panicea chromosome 15, odHalPani1.1, whole genome shotgun sequence containing:
- the LOC135348388 gene encoding uncharacterized protein LOC135348388; the encoded protein is MHERKMKQLQAILLLTLHISLSTSTDQLLCIMPDCNTTTACPNMPCSSLNVVHSINSSTTLLFLEGTHLLMEDIILTGLENVFLMAYQGAMVTIQCGPQVRLLFQDMANLTINGIEFIECGVHNGAPGITFSNLIGSIANIRVTNSFSGAVNVSNSSINFINLTIDNNRINSTSITSFSVMKVINSNIEFAGTTLISGNKILQGNEMKLTCGIGTYKYTGITSETFSCINSTVTVTGTLTVSNNTSPSGTMNFENSDFQANGVSNFNCNTVCLQGAMSLIQSNATFYGETNFLNNSGTLQYYPGLIPVGAISLRDSILLMNGSIDFSGNQGDIATIEAYTSSINIQGSFINSQNYATYSGIILRANTNMTVNGNITFRDNTQTNSLLRAESSNFSSFDEIHFTGNIGYTPCYGKTNSFFSFNGVTIFKNNPGIARVFDTTITFNGISNFSENNIRDFTMGGAIALVRSKLNLYGFYLFERNKLTDIEGGAIYSAHGSITFEGHGRFIENAARRGGAMYLKNNLKMQLRAQTKLEFIGNLATRGGAIFVYSSVTSIDCIITRHEEDCFVDFNTDEGNQTVIFENNTSTEGGSILHVKFVEEVDLVHQSINSSTLNTLSHLPKNGNSQPLIASDSFQLCFCDNNTCDTKERKIVASRGEKITVRIKAITLIRSKDMYIRGYLQSSTHHSHQSLDGDIQHLKEGCTDLEYRVRSADSEEYVIICADESCEEISDVKLVLHVIFEDCPLGFAMNSNRTECICDQTILMNLTEKCNIDSRKITKTNQNFWIGEQDKDTNKSMIFYFYKNCPLDYCIPPPVEVHPSLPDTQCRNNRSGILCGGCKESTSLVLGTSKCGECSTNYNIFLIILFAILGILLVAFLFLTQLTVSSGTIHGLILYASIVNANSAVFGLQDLCVRGITVFLEGLNLNFGIETCFYMGLNQLQYTGWQFVFPIYLWLLVGLVITVCHFSVRASRFLSNTNPVAVLATVIFLSYTKLLQNVIVILSAAQPDYPANATQPVWIYDGNVVFGQGGHAVLIAVGLFALILLFLPYTFVLLFAQQLEKNRHVSRLLNRLRITPFIQAYQAPYKPGSRYWVGLCLFLRCIILVTIGTSGNENNGLLATSSVCILIVSIIGISGGIYTKRWHDALEISYILNLGLFTVTTYHLKLAYQPNEREHVIAYISITVALITFIGVVTKQCYTQITKTQWFVKVKNKLIRNRDTDTQLTDSQANSLKKDSVVIPTQLVFTDNTQMELREPMLDYIY